The following proteins are co-located in the Pseudarthrobacter siccitolerans genome:
- a CDS encoding carbohydrate ABC transporter permease, whose translation MTVLTPSNTSDGKLQVLRRRRKPLSTRLYKTFRVVALIAVVLFLIAPLFWMFLASLKTNVDIYDTGKALFFTPTGENYANVLQRNNYFVFIFNSFWVAFVSTALSIVLGVPAAYAMSRFTMHRSALVVLMARVIPGVSLLVPWYYVFSNLRMVGRFEVLILSHMFVALPLIVYIMMSYFDSLPLELEESAQVDGLTPIGAFRLITLPLAVSGIATAGILSFIFSWNNFMFALVLSGSSTKTLPVAIFDFVSYASIDWGGLMAAATVVTIPIMIIALFTQKYIVSGLTAGATKG comes from the coding sequence AGACTTTCCGCGTGGTGGCCCTCATTGCCGTGGTGCTGTTCCTCATCGCCCCGTTGTTCTGGATGTTCCTTGCCTCCCTCAAGACCAACGTGGATATCTACGACACCGGCAAGGCACTGTTCTTCACGCCCACCGGTGAGAACTACGCCAACGTGCTCCAGCGGAACAACTACTTTGTCTTCATCTTCAACAGCTTCTGGGTGGCCTTCGTCTCCACTGCGCTGTCGATCGTGCTTGGAGTTCCCGCCGCTTACGCGATGAGCCGCTTCACCATGCACCGCTCCGCCCTCGTGGTCCTGATGGCCCGCGTGATCCCTGGTGTGTCCTTGCTGGTGCCGTGGTACTACGTGTTCTCCAACCTGCGGATGGTGGGACGTTTCGAGGTGCTGATCCTCAGCCACATGTTCGTTGCGCTGCCGCTGATCGTCTACATCATGATGAGCTACTTCGATTCCCTGCCGCTGGAACTGGAGGAATCAGCCCAGGTGGACGGGCTCACCCCGATCGGCGCCTTCCGCCTCATCACGCTGCCGCTGGCCGTATCCGGAATCGCCACCGCCGGCATCCTGTCCTTCATCTTTTCGTGGAACAACTTCATGTTTGCCCTGGTGCTTTCCGGCTCCAGCACCAAGACCCTGCCTGTTGCCATCTTCGACTTTGTCTCCTACGCCAGCATCGACTGGGGCGGCCTGATGGCGGCGGCCACTGTGGTCACCATCCCGATCATGATCATTGCGCTCTTCACGCAGAAGTACATCGTGTCCGGCCTCACCGCCGGCGCCACCAAGGGCTAG